The region CAACCTGATTACGAATGCGTGACCCACCATTTTTATTTGTAATTTCCTGCTCATCTTCCGGGATATTCATCCGCTCAATAACCAGATCGGTCACTTCAGCAGGCCGTCCAGAACCACCAAGTTCGCGAAGCACTTCTATTATAGGAACACAAAATCGCAGAAACTCCGGCCCTTTGCGTTTGGTCATAATTTTTTCCTGTTCGTGCAGCTAACGGCTTCGGCATCATCGGCGGCGCGCAGCGCCGTCCGCTGCATGCTGTTGTTCGGCGACCAACTGCGCTGTCGCTTAGAACTTGAGGCGCTTGGCGGCACCTTCAACGCTCTTCTTGTGTGCATCGGCACGTGCCCGCTCGCGCTCCTCCTCTGCGCGACGCCGTGTTTGCAGTTCCACGTACGCCTTGTTCGCCTCTTCGGCGGCAAGGATCAGCGTCTCCCTGTGGTACCTCTCGACCTCGTCGACGGTCGTACCGCCCAGAACGACCTTGTCACCGTAGATTCGCGCGATGCCCGGCCGATGCATCGACGTGAAACGCGGGGGGCGGTCCCACGCCTCAAGAAAGAGCTGCGCCCAGTCCGACGGCGGTCGCCGAGAGAATCTAAACGGGACAGCATACAGCGCACTCCCGCGCGTTCCGTCGTTGCGCGGCGCGCCAACCTTATCAACGATGACTCTGGCTATTCGAATCGGTTCGAACGTTTGCGGCTCAGACGAACTTTGTGCGGCCACTCCGCCTCCTCGCGCCGCGCTTGGCGTCGGGCGGCCAACGGCGGGCCCAGTCGGAGGTGCCTGTGGGCGGGTACCGAGCAGAGTTGTTATCAGGTCTTGGTAGCGGGCTTCGCCGTATGGGTGCCCACGGAGATCAACGTGGTACTTCCCGGCCAACCAGCTTGGAGCGGACTGGCCCCACTCTCCAAGTCTGAGTAGCGGTATGAACTTTCGCTGGTTCCCAGTGGTGAGCACCTCGCCAGTAATAATGTCACCCTCGTATCCGACGCCACCGACGCGGCGTTCTGATCTCTCTTTGTAGCGAGGCGTGCAGACGATCAACACGTAATCTGATTCGCGAACCGCCTTTTCCATAAATGCCGGCAGCTGGTCGCCCGGCACGAGGTGCCACTGATCCAGCACGGTCTCGACTCCGTCGCTCCGCAGGCGGGTCGCCAGAGCAAGGACCCAGTCTCTGTGTTCATCGCTATCCCAGGAGTACGAGATGAAGGCTGTCACCATTCCTACTGAACCTTTCTGGCCACCGAACGCCTTACCGATCAGCGGCGGCCGCGAAGCGGCCGTCCGTCTGCATCGGCTTGTTCGGCGGCCTTCGCCTCCTTGCTCCAGGTGTACTTGATCGGGTTCGCTGCGCCACGCTTTCGATACTCGTCGGGCACCCGCTTTCCGACGTAGAGCCTTTTCAGGTCCTCGGGCGCTTCCTCTCCGACGAAGCCGAAACGGCCTGGCGCCCCGTCGCCCTCCGCGCGACCAGGGAAGTTCGCTGCCGTCGCCTCCAGCCACTCGTGCGCGATGAATGCGCCTACGATCAGGCCCTGCATGGTGGCGAGGACGACCTCAGCTTGTCGCGCCTTCGCCTTGCTGATCTTCCACGCGTAACGCGTTGCGTCGTACAACGATCGCTCGGCCGCGCTCCTGTTGACGCTGATGAGCAACGCCTTGTGTCGGAAGACCGCCGGTTCGGCAGAGTAGCGGCGAATGATCTCCTTGGCGTGCATGGCCCCGTAGTCGCTGCCGCCGGTTCCGCCGACCATGTTGGTGAGTCCCGGGTACGCGTCGATGAGCGCGGCCTCGACTTCGAAGGCCGTTTTCTCATCCATGCCGTGGCGGTGAATCACGTGGGCAACCTCGAACCCGGCGAGCCGTATTTCTCGGATGCGCTTGAGCTTGTTGTCGATCTCATCGCCTTCGAGGTCCTGCTCGGCACGGATGTGGCTGAACACACGATTGCCCTTACCCTTGCCAACGTAGAAGGTCTCCCCATTGCGCGGGTCGATGAGCCTGTAGACGTAGGTCTTCAGCTTCTGCGCCACGTCTGACGGAAACAAGTCAGCCTCTCGCGCCTTCATGTCCCTTGTCCGCCGAACTCGA is a window of Acidobacteriota bacterium DNA encoding:
- a CDS encoding toll/interleukin-1 receptor domain-containing protein; the encoded protein is MTAFISYSWDSDEHRDWVLALATRLRSDGVETVLDQWHLVPGDQLPAFMEKAVRESDYVLIVCTPRYKERSERRVGGVGYEGDIITGEVLTTGNQRKFIPLLRLGEWGQSAPSWLAGKYHVDLRGHPYGEARYQDLITTLLGTRPQAPPTGPAVGRPTPSAARGGGVAAQSSSEPQTFEPIRIARVIVDKVGAPRNDGTRGSALYAVPFRFSRRPPSDWAQLFLEAWDRPPRFTSMHRPGIARIYGDKVVLGGTTVDEVERYHRETLILAAEEANKAYVELQTRRRAEEERERARADAHKKSVEGAAKRLKF